In the Carcharodon carcharias isolate sCarCar2 chromosome 8, sCarCar2.pri, whole genome shotgun sequence genome, ATACCAGAAGGGACATTCAATGGAAGATGAAACAAATGCAAAGGTGAAACAATACTTCAGTCTCTCTAATTGTCAAGGCACAAACAgatcctttctccctcactccagtGCCCACCAATCAAATTGTGCATGACATTTTGATAAATCCTGCTGGTACTGGAGACTATGTCAATGGTCATTCACATCACTAATCCTTTATTCAATCCCTGTACATGTATTTACAGAAATCAACATTTCAATATCCTGAGACTGAAAGGCAGCCCATGAATTAatcacaatggaatagattttaaaCTTACTGCCCAGCCATAAAACCAGCATTGTGGACTGGTCACCTGTTAGAGAAACCACCCGATTTTCAGATCCATGGAAATCACTGCATGTAAAAGTTAGGTGCTTTCTCCACTGGGCAGCAAATATGCAATGCCAAGTTTATGTCCAGTTAAAAATCTATGACAAGTTTGAAATTTACACTATGTATCTATTTCACCTTCAAGTTCACATTCGCTTAAGATGTTAAATGAGATTaacaaaggatttttaaaaaaaaagaaaatctgtTTAGATTCTTGATAATGGGCAGGAACTTAAGGCACGCTCTACTTAACTAAGCCTGGAGAACCTAGCCTAAAGTtagtgacaaaaacagaaaatgctggaaatactcagcaggtctaatagcatctgtggagagaaaaacagttaacattttgaatccgtatgattcttcttcagagctcagaagagtcatatggactcaaagcattaactttgttttcctctccacagatgctgttagacctgagttttcacagaattttctgtttttgtttcggatttccagcacctgcagtattttgcttttatcctaaagTTAGAGGCCTTCAAACGTGTATCAGGATATTCTAAGTCTAGAGAATCTAGACTAAAGTTAGAGACCTTCAAACTGTATTAGAATATTCCTAAATTTTGAAGTGTCTAAAATTATGCAACTGGGAAGCTTGCTGCTGCTTGTCCAGCTAGGTCAATGTTAACCAGCCCCCAGTGACACACATGGCCCTCCACATCCCACCAATGAATCAGTCTGGCTGATCCATCAATGTCAGATTACCATCCGGTTTCAAATTCCCATCAACAGGTGTCTCATTTTGCAGCTCCCCAAACGTTTTCCAAACATGACCCCATTTTAGTGCTTCAGACTTTGTGcgaccccagagtgaaaatttggGGTGTTACGAAAGTTGTGGGCTGCTGATTATTAATGCAATAAGAACAGGGTACTTAACGTAATTACATCCTGATTAAAAATCGGAATTCTATTACATTAAGAATATATTGGGACTCTGAGCATTGACGTAAAGGGATCCTCATTATTGATACAATAGGTTTCTGATTATTAATGTAATAGAATCATGATTATTAATGCATTGTTATCCTAATTATTAATGCAAGATGATCCTAATTATTGAATAGACTTGCTACAAAAAATATTACAGGCTTCTTTGCAGCAGCAATCAAGCCTCAAGGAGCAGTCCAATAAGGCCATGCTCACCAACAAAAAAGCATGCATTTAAAGGGGCCTCGCTACATTTGCTACAATTTACATTAATCAGAGTCAAGACGGGTTATAGCTAAACTATTGCTACAATTATTGCAAATTAACAATTCAACTGTTTGCAGGCTTTTTTTGAAAGGGGTAGTCTAAAATTCCAAAGTCTTTCATTCCCAGGCTCCCTTTAGTCCTATTATCTAATTATAGTAACGGAAAAATTGGAATGAATGTGTCGGATTCAAGTATTTCACTTGTAGCAAGACATCACTGGCCATTTTCAAGGAAACAATTAACTTCAGATAATTTCCTATGCACATTCGCAAACTATTAAATATCTATTGATGGGACCATAAAGCTGTCCCAATGAATGCTGTGCTTTAGGTTTTGGAGTTGCTGGAAAGGAATCTTCTTTCTTACTAGTTGAGGGGAAGGCgatggtgtggtggtattgtcactggactagtaatccagagacccagggtactgGTCTGGgcacccgggttcgaatcctgccacggaAGATAGcggaatcaataaaaatctggaattaaaagtctaatgatgaccatgaaagcatcgtcgattgttgtaaaatctcacctggttcactaatgtccttatctgccgtccttacctggtctggcctacatgtgactccagatgccctctgaacaaagacaattagggacaggcaatgaatgctggccacatccaatgaattaaaaaaaattctcccatcCCTTTTCCTCCCAAAGGCATCGCCTTATTATTGTGTCACGGTTTCAAGTCTGTTATGAGTAATATTCTATTTTCTTTTGCTTATGATGAACTATCAATAAGACTGGCTGATAATTCAATCATTATCTAATACTTGTTCTCAACATTTACTCTGCCTAAGATAAAATAACTGCAAATATATACAGTatgtaaataaaaaaaacactaacTACCTTTGTTATTCTCAACTTCCTGCACACTTAGTTATTCAAGGTCGGTATCAACTGGGACAAGTTTGTAGCAGGCACAGCAAAGCTACCAAGAAAAATTATTAAATGTGTGAAATATTCCAATGTTACTCAAAAATTTTCCTGAACTACTGTTCTCATTGTCCAACATCTCAAATAAAAAGTCTGGCAGAAAGATTTCAGATGTTTGAATGACTGTTGTAATTTGCATTTCTATGTCTTTTGCAAACTGACCTGTAGCCTATTTATACAAAAAACATTTGGAGCCAATTAACACCAGAAGTCGACCTAACTGTTAATCCTCGAGCTCTAAATGTAATGTTTTTGAGAATCAGGCTCAAGATCACAGCAATTTAAATGAAACTGCCACTAAAATGCCCTTTTCAGCCTAAAATCATACAATGATTACAGCGCAGAGCAGGCTATTCAGCTTGtcgtgtctgcgctggctctctgcaagatcaAGTGATTGTAGACGATTTTTCACTTTTGGTTTTCGTGCAAGTGATTAAAAGTAAAATCACTTTAAACTGCTAACTCAACCTCTCTGTTACACAGAATTGTCTTTGTGAATTGAACAGCATTCCTACACATAACACTCTCAGTCTAAACGCAACAGTATTGGTGTGCAAATGGGGCTTACAACACATGAGCAAAGTCTGTTCTTGGTTTTGCTTTTCCTTCTTTCCattcattttaatatatttgtaaGGCTCAACTCTTCATTTCAGTTCACCAAGAGTCACATAATTGTGCAATATTTAAGTGTAACACTACCGGAAAATGGTTTTGGTTAAATAAGTGTTGTCATGGCACCAACGCATCTCTAACAGACTGCCAGGCTGTCACTACTGAGACCGTTGATTTTCTACTGGATATGAGAATACCACTGAATGAGTCAAAAGCACTTAAACATCTTCACTACATCAAGTACCATATATAATTTCACTGAGCCAGTTGGCCCACAAGTTCTGTCAGCGGACATCAGGTACCTGATACAGCTTAGTGCATGACGTCACATGACGATGGAAACTGTCTCGCCACATGAATTTCTTACCGCAGATGTGGCACTCATATGGTTTAATGCCAGTGTGGATCTTCATGTGGCCAACAAGATGGTGCTTCATTTTAAATTTCTTACCACAAACACCACAGCCATAAGGCCGAAGACCAAGATGCATGCTCATATGTCGATCTCGCTGACTCTTGTGAGTAAAGTTTTTGCCACATTGACAAGGGTAAAGTTTGTAAACAACAGCTGTGAAGCCAGACTGAGAGGTCTTTTCACTGACACCCATTCCTAGTTCAGGTTCAGTGCCATACCCTGGCAACCGATTCACCTGCATTTCAGCAGCTGTTAAAGGGTCCTGATGATGCCCAGTGACATTTATATCGCCTCGATCAGCTGAAAAGTCATCCAATGATGAACCATAGTAATCAACCTGTTCATCATAAGAACTGTGCTCATGACCTTCTTTAAATACCTCCTGCGTTTTGGCAGCGACAATATTAAAGCTGTCATCAATGCTAGAAGATTGGATTACTGGTTCAGTCTGAGTAATATTTTCTGATTCAGAGACACGTTGCTCTTCAGCAGTAGGGTGAGTCATTCCATCACCATAATCCTGTTCAAATTTTTCCTGTTTCACATACACCCACCTTTTGTGAGGCATTATACTAGGTTGACTATAGATTGGCCTGGTGTATGGGTACTCTGCAGTATCACTTGCTCCTTCTTCACCATCCTGGCTGTTCATTTCTGCACTTAAATGATCATGTTCCCCAGAAGAATTGCTAGGAAGGTTGTCATGATCCATTAATTGGGGTGGTGACATGTCATCCTCTTTGGGACTCTCTTCACCATTTTCCTCAGCCTTTGAATCCCCATTCATGCTTTTGTGAAACTCGGGTGGCGCCACAGCTCCAAGTTCTGAAGGTTCTACTGAACCATTAAAATTGCTGCTGCTGGGTGACTGATGGTCATTCAAGTGATTAGACTTCTGATAATGAACTGCTGGACACACCTTTAAAAGTTCTGTACACTTATCTACAACATGCCACATTTGAAGAAAGCTTGCCACTGTTAAGTAACTGACAATGTCAGTGGCTGGCAGTACAAGTTTTCCTGTGTAGCAAAACAACAAAACATTTTCAAATGCCTTTGGATTCATTACATCCGGTAGAAGGATTCGATTACTATTCTTCAGTAGTACCTGATCACAAAAATAAGGTGAAGTGGCAGCGAGGACAGCCCTATGGGCCCTGAATAAATGGCCCTGGACTTGAATAGCAATGTCACATAACTGTCCCTCTTGACGCTGTTGGTTTAACTTCTGTAGTAGAGTATTCGTAAAATTTGGGAACTCCACATGAAAAATATTAGTTGCTAGCTCCATCATGGATGAAAGCATGTACTGTTCAAAACATAAGACAATAAATATGttaaaatattttggaaaatgCTAATGTAATGCTGACAACCAAAAAGTCATTCTGAAAAATGTATCCTCCTTAGCCTCAGGAACTATTTGTTTAAATCTATTATTTGCTCTCAAGCTGAAGTTCAGAAATAAAGCCGTATATCATTAGAAGCATAAATCAAAGCCAAGAGCCTACAATTCAAATCTTTCCTCTGAGCATTGAAAACCATATTTGTGTTGACTTCCTCCTATTGCAAACATTTTATAGTGATAGAGATGATAGGTAAAGGGGGGAAAAGGACTTCACGAG is a window encoding:
- the zbtb43 gene encoding zinc finger and BTB domain-containing protein 43 — protein: MLSSMMELATNIFHVEFPNFTNTLLQKLNQQRQEGQLCDIAIQVQGHLFRAHRAVLAATSPYFCDQVLLKNSNRILLPDVMNPKAFENVLLFCYTGKLVLPATDIVSYLTVASFLQMWHVVDKCTELLKVCPAVHYQKSNHLNDHQSPSSSNFNGSVEPSELGAVAPPEFHKSMNGDSKAEENGEESPKEDDMSPPQLMDHDNLPSNSSGEHDHLSAEMNSQDGEEGASDTAEYPYTRPIYSQPSIMPHKRWVYVKQEKFEQDYGDGMTHPTAEEQRVSESENITQTEPVIQSSSIDDSFNIVAAKTQEVFKEGHEHSSYDEQVDYYGSSLDDFSADRGDINVTGHHQDPLTAAEMQVNRLPGYGTEPELGMGVSEKTSQSGFTAVVYKLYPCQCGKNFTHKSQRDRHMSMHLGLRPYGCGVCGKKFKMKHHLVGHMKIHTGIKPYECHICGKKFMWRDSFHRHVTSCTKLYQVPDVR